A part of Microcoleus sp. AS-A8 genomic DNA contains:
- a CDS encoding insulinase family protein, giving the protein MYFRSNARRRSLLILLFSLCLSAVVFTTKAASAPSEVLVSQRPATSPSGTSTEPQAFALTQDVRKTVLDNGLTVLTKEVHTAPVVTVQVWYKIGSRDEASGVNGIAHQLEHMMFKGTKERPIQFGRLFSALGSSSNAFTSYDQTAYFGTVEREKLKALLVLEADRMQNSLIEPQQLEKEKRVVISELQGYENSPSYRLSRAVMRAAFPNQPYGLPVGGTKADVQKFTVEQVRDYYRKYYSPGNATLIIVGDFQTEPTLAAVKQTFGKVPGNSSANLDQTTSISPIQKPKSNSQKPIVLREEGSASFMQEVYPLPAANHPDVPALDVMDYILTGGRNSRLTQALVESGIASDLSGGAVNLIGAGWYELMATAAPGQKLEKIDQVLASELAQLRDKGVTEEELKRAKTQLTANVILENRDITSQAMQLGYDELSGGDYRYTDRYLAAVQKVSVAQVQRVAQTYLTPENRTVGFFEPTQLDEQANQGSADAGKTSENFSDGSPVDPSEVAKYLPAVDSSATPTTQALPEEIRLTNGMRVLLLPDRSTPTVTLSGYMGAGTEFDSQAKAGLASLTADNVMNGTKSRDALEIAKVLEDRGASLGFGANREGVNIEGDSLAADLPILIQSFADVVQNATFPPEQLELTRQQMLTALKVKLDTPSQVALRTFQQTVYPENHPFHAFPTEESLKGITREDVVDFYQKHYRPDTTVLSLVGNFDPAQLRSLLETQLSSWQDSGQSPVANYPQVPLPKTRVELNPVLPGKTQSVTLLGYRGIDRQDPRYYAALVLNQIVGGDTLSSRLGTEIRDRQGLTYGIYSYFQAGLHQGPFLIQMQTAPEDAQKAIASIIVLLQQIQEKGVTPSEVAAAKRSIASEYPVGLADPSSLAQTILNNEVYGLGSSELRNFVSKIESVTVEQVNQAAKELLHPANLVVVTAGPSVSASKN; this is encoded by the coding sequence ATGTATTTCCGGTCTAATGCTCGTCGCCGCAGTCTTCTAATTTTGCTTTTCAGCCTCTGCTTGAGTGCAGTGGTATTCACGACGAAAGCCGCTTCAGCTCCATCAGAGGTTTTAGTGTCTCAACGCCCAGCAACCTCACCTTCAGGTACCAGCACTGAACCCCAAGCCTTTGCACTCACTCAAGATGTTCGTAAAACAGTTCTGGACAATGGCCTGACTGTCCTCACGAAGGAAGTACATACGGCACCCGTAGTCACAGTGCAGGTATGGTACAAAATTGGTTCTCGTGATGAAGCTTCTGGAGTGAATGGAATTGCCCATCAGTTAGAACACATGATGTTCAAAGGCACCAAAGAGCGTCCCATTCAATTTGGTCGTCTGTTCAGTGCCTTAGGAAGTTCATCCAACGCCTTTACCAGCTACGATCAGACAGCTTACTTCGGCACAGTTGAGCGGGAAAAACTGAAAGCCTTGTTGGTTCTAGAAGCAGACCGGATGCAGAACTCCCTGATTGAACCGCAGCAACTCGAAAAGGAAAAGCGTGTCGTCATTTCTGAGTTGCAGGGGTACGAAAACAGCCCTAGCTATCGCCTCAGCCGCGCCGTGATGCGTGCGGCGTTTCCCAACCAACCTTATGGTTTACCTGTAGGGGGTACTAAGGCAGATGTACAGAAGTTTACCGTTGAGCAGGTACGGGACTACTACCGTAAGTACTACAGCCCTGGGAATGCCACGTTAATTATCGTAGGTGATTTCCAAACAGAACCGACCCTGGCAGCCGTTAAACAGACTTTTGGCAAAGTCCCAGGAAACTCATCAGCCAATCTCGATCAGACAACGTCTATTTCTCCCATCCAAAAACCAAAATCTAACAGCCAAAAGCCAATTGTCCTGCGTGAAGAGGGCAGCGCTAGTTTCATGCAAGAAGTGTATCCGTTACCCGCCGCCAATCATCCTGATGTACCCGCGCTGGATGTGATGGACTATATCTTGACGGGTGGACGCAATTCTCGCCTAACCCAAGCTTTGGTGGAATCCGGCATTGCTAGCGATTTGTCAGGGGGTGCGGTTAACTTGATTGGAGCAGGCTGGTATGAGCTTATGGCTACCGCTGCTCCCGGTCAAAAGCTAGAAAAAATTGACCAAGTTCTGGCGTCAGAGTTAGCTCAGTTGAGAGACAAGGGCGTTACTGAGGAAGAACTCAAGCGAGCCAAAACCCAACTCACTGCCAACGTAATTTTAGAGAACCGCGATATCACCAGCCAAGCGATGCAACTGGGTTATGACGAACTATCGGGGGGTGATTATCGTTATACAGACCGCTATCTGGCAGCCGTGCAGAAGGTGAGTGTTGCTCAGGTGCAGCGCGTGGCTCAAACTTACCTGACGCCGGAAAATCGAACGGTGGGCTTTTTTGAACCCACTCAACTGGATGAGCAGGCCAATCAAGGGTCGGCGGATGCGGGGAAAACAAGTGAAAACTTCAGCGATGGCTCTCCCGTAGACCCGTCTGAGGTAGCGAAATACCTACCTGCTGTAGACTCATCAGCGACACCAACAACCCAGGCGTTACCGGAAGAGATACGGTTAACCAATGGGATGCGAGTATTGCTGTTACCGGATCGCAGTACGCCAACGGTCACCCTAAGCGGGTATATGGGTGCGGGTACAGAGTTTGATTCTCAAGCTAAAGCGGGTTTGGCAAGCCTAACCGCCGATAATGTGATGAATGGGACAAAATCGCGAGATGCCTTAGAGATTGCGAAAGTCTTGGAAGATCGAGGCGCGAGTTTGGGCTTTGGGGCGAACCGAGAAGGTGTGAATATCGAGGGAGACAGTTTAGCCGCCGATTTACCCATCTTGATTCAAAGCTTTGCGGATGTGGTGCAAAATGCGACGTTTCCCCCAGAGCAACTAGAATTGACCCGCCAACAAATGCTCACGGCTCTGAAAGTTAAGTTAGATACGCCATCACAGGTAGCTCTGCGAACATTCCAACAGACCGTTTACCCGGAGAATCATCCTTTCCACGCTTTTCCCACCGAGGAGAGCTTGAAGGGGATTACTCGTGAGGATGTGGTGGATTTTTATCAGAAGCATTATCGCCCAGATACCACAGTATTGAGCCTAGTGGGTAACTTTGACCCAGCCCAATTGCGATCGCTCCTGGAAACCCAACTCTCTTCTTGGCAAGATAGCGGTCAATCCCCCGTTGCCAATTATCCACAAGTACCTCTGCCAAAAACTAGGGTGGAATTGAACCCCGTGCTACCGGGGAAGACTCAGTCTGTTACCTTGTTGGGTTATCGAGGAATTGACCGACAAGACCCGCGTTACTACGCCGCATTGGTGTTGAATCAGATTGTAGGGGGCGATACTTTATCGAGTCGGTTGGGTACAGAAATTCGCGATCGCCAAGGGCTGACTTACGGCATTTACAGCTACTTCCAAGCTGGATTACATCAAGGCCCCTTTTTGATTCAAATGCAAACCGCACCCGAAGATGCCCAAAAAGCGATCGCCAGTATCATCGTGCTGCTCCAGCAAATCCAAGAAAAAGGTGTTACCCCTAGTGAAGTTGCCGCAGCCAAACGTTCGATTGCCAGCGAGTATCCAGTGGGTCTTGCGGATCCAAGCAGTTTAGCGCAGACGATTTTGAATAACGAGGTGTATGGTTTAGGGTCTTCAGAACTTCGCAACTTCGTCAGTAAAATCGAATCCGTTACGGTAGAGCAAGTCAATCAGGCCGCCAAAGAGTTACTGCATCCAGCCAATCTAGTTGTGGTAACCGCAGGCCCTTCGGTGTCAGCCTCCAAGAACTAG
- a CDS encoding VOC family protein: MHHASIRTADIHRAIAFYEQLGFTVCERFTAGITLACWMEGLGGRIELIQIPEPRPAPDAFGDEHYVGYYHLSFDLTDAVANLPTWLSNLQEGFAEASSKNPEALQPLKILLEPTQQMIGSRVYEVAFIADSDGLPLEFLRVLSTQ, translated from the coding sequence ATGCACCACGCTTCAATTCGCACAGCAGACATTCATCGCGCGATCGCATTCTACGAACAACTGGGATTTACCGTCTGTGAACGCTTCACAGCCGGTATTACTCTCGCTTGCTGGATGGAAGGGTTAGGAGGGCGGATCGAACTGATTCAGATTCCCGAACCCCGTCCTGCGCCCGACGCCTTTGGGGACGAACATTATGTTGGCTATTACCATTTGTCTTTCGATCTCACCGATGCGGTAGCGAATCTCCCGACTTGGTTGAGCAACTTACAAGAAGGCTTTGCCGAAGCATCAAGCAAAAACCCGGAAGCGTTGCAACCCCTGAAAATTCTTTTGGAACCGACTCAACAAATGATCGGTTCACGGGTTTACGAAGTGGCTTTTATTGCCGACAGCGATGGTCTACCGCTAGAATTTCTCCGAGTCCTGAGTACTCAATAA
- a CDS encoding ATP-binding protein encodes MLHMTDNNINHKTGTGKPSYSSNVSPTQPNQFVSDVSHELRTPLTSIRGALGLLRGGLLDPKSDQGKRLLEIAINNTDRLVRFTNALEATTHVLAQATTTQDAISKILQALCESLGWQFGQFWGIEEIGEEGGATLLCCLDTWQVDSISIAEFQVTSQQMTLAPGMGLPGRVWASGTPQWISDVIQDDLFLQAPIAEKDGLHAAFGFPVTSDQKILGVITLFNQELHPLDKDLLKMMTAIGSHIGQFIERKRAQEALERSEAQLREQTLQLQQALQDLKQTQAQLVQSEKMSALGQMVAGVAHEINNPVNFIHANINYAHQYIQDILHLVNLYVKSYPNPTPEIQLEVKKIDLDYIKFDLPKILISMRNGSERIRQIVLSLRNFSRHHEAEKKLVDIHEGIDNTLVILQNKLESKQGIAAIKIIKQYGNLPLVECYAAQLNQVFLNIINNAIEAIDEEIEKRLAANLSFSPQIHIKTEVLEPDEVLIRITDNGTGMTEKDIRQIFNPFFTTKPVGKGTGLGLAICYQIVVENHKGMLRCKSNPGQGTEFLIQIPA; translated from the coding sequence ATGCTGCACATGACGGATAACAACATCAATCACAAAACTGGGACTGGGAAACCTTCTTATTCAAGTAACGTATCACCCACTCAACCCAATCAATTTGTCTCAGATGTCAGTCACGAACTCCGCACGCCGTTGACCTCAATTCGAGGTGCGTTGGGACTTTTGCGCGGTGGATTATTAGACCCGAAATCTGACCAAGGCAAACGCCTATTGGAAATAGCCATCAATAATACAGACCGCTTGGTGCGCTTCACCAACGCCCTTGAGGCTACAACCCATGTCTTGGCACAAGCAACCACCACTCAAGATGCTATTTCCAAAATCTTACAAGCCCTCTGCGAGAGTCTGGGATGGCAATTTGGTCAATTTTGGGGCATAGAAGAGATAGGGGAAGAAGGAGGCGCTACCCTACTGTGTTGCCTTGACACTTGGCAGGTCGATTCCATCTCAATTGCAGAATTTCAGGTAACCTCTCAGCAGATGACCTTGGCACCGGGAATGGGTCTACCGGGTCGCGTCTGGGCTAGCGGCACTCCCCAATGGATTTCTGATGTCATTCAAGATGACCTGTTCCTGCAAGCCCCAATTGCAGAAAAAGACGGTTTACACGCAGCCTTTGGTTTCCCGGTTACTAGCGATCAGAAAATCCTGGGTGTTATCACCTTATTCAACCAAGAACTTCATCCGCTCGATAAAGATTTGCTCAAAATGATGACGGCGATTGGCAGCCATATCGGTCAGTTTATCGAACGCAAACGAGCACAAGAAGCTTTGGAGCGCTCAGAAGCTCAATTGAGAGAACAAACCCTTCAACTTCAGCAAGCCTTGCAAGATTTGAAACAGACCCAAGCTCAATTAGTACAAAGTGAAAAAATGTCTGCTCTCGGACAAATGGTTGCAGGTGTTGCTCATGAAATCAACAATCCAGTCAACTTTATTCATGCCAATATTAACTATGCTCATCAATATATTCAGGACATTCTACATTTAGTAAATCTCTATGTTAAAAGCTACCCAAATCCTACTCCGGAAATTCAACTTGAAGTAAAAAAAATAGATTTAGATTATATAAAATTTGATTTGCCAAAAATTCTAATTTCTATGAGAAATGGCTCAGAAAGAATTCGTCAAATTGTTCTCTCTTTGCGAAATTTTTCTCGTCACCATGAAGCCGAAAAAAAACTAGTTGATATTCATGAGGGCATTGACAACACTCTTGTAATTTTGCAAAATAAACTCGAATCCAAACAAGGAATAGCTGCTATTAAAATTATTAAACAATATGGCAATCTACCTCTGGTAGAATGTTATGCAGCACAGCTTAATCAAGTTTTTTTGAATATTATTAATAATGCCATTGAGGCGATAGATGAAGAAATAGAAAAGCGTCTTGCCGCAAATCTTTCCTTCTCGCCGCAAATTCATATTAAAACTGAGGTTCTAGAACCGGATGAGGTGTTAATACGGATTACTGACAACGGAACGGGCATGACAGAAAAGGATATACGACAAATATTCAATCCATTTTTTACCACTAAACCCGTGGGCAAGGGGACAGGATTAGGGTTAGCAATTTGCTATCAAATTGTGGTCGAAAATCACAAAGGAATGTTGAGATGTAAATCTAATCCAGGACAAGGCACAGAGTTTTTGATTCAGATTCCTGCATAA
- a CDS encoding gamma carbonic anhydrase family protein has translation MNELNKQFSLTTSFWSPPDLSPAAFIAPNAVVMGQVVLAPGVSIWYGAVVRADVERIEIGECTNIQDGAILHGDPGKPTILEDHVTVGHRAVIHSAYIERGSLIGIGAIVLDGVRVGTGSIVGAGAVVSKDVPPFSLVVGVPAKRLRDIAEAEALGLIEHARRYEKLALVHAGKGTDLGFAKPD, from the coding sequence GTGAACGAGCTCAATAAGCAATTCTCATTAACTACTTCTTTCTGGTCACCTCCTGACCTCTCTCCTGCGGCGTTTATTGCCCCGAATGCGGTTGTCATGGGTCAGGTCGTACTAGCCCCTGGAGTCAGCATTTGGTACGGTGCCGTTGTGCGGGCCGATGTTGAGCGCATTGAGATTGGTGAATGCACAAATATTCAGGATGGGGCAATTTTACATGGTGACCCCGGCAAGCCCACCATTCTTGAAGACCATGTTACGGTTGGTCATCGCGCTGTGATTCATTCAGCTTACATTGAACGCGGTAGTTTGATTGGCATTGGTGCCATCGTGCTAGATGGTGTGCGTGTGGGTACAGGTAGCATTGTGGGTGCTGGTGCGGTGGTGAGTAAAGATGTTCCCCCCTTCTCGCTGGTGGTTGGAGTTCCGGCTAAGCGATTACGCGATATTGCTGAAGCGGAGGCGTTGGGACTGATTGAACATGCGCGTCGTTATGAAAAACTGGCTCTTGTTCACGCTGGGAAGGGAACCGATTTAGGGTTTGCCAAGCCTGACTAA
- a CDS encoding response regulator, translating to MTTKRILVIDDEDDIREVAQLCLETVGGWEVMTAACGGEGLVKAETQQPDAILLDVMMPDMDGPTTFHQLQANAATQDIPVVFLTAKVQAAEQRRFAELGVKAVLTKPFDPLTLASQVANALGWSSV from the coding sequence ATGACAACAAAGCGAATTCTAGTCATCGATGATGAAGATGATATCCGGGAAGTCGCCCAACTTTGCCTGGAGACGGTAGGAGGATGGGAAGTAATGACGGCGGCTTGCGGCGGTGAAGGTTTGGTTAAAGCTGAGACACAGCAGCCAGATGCCATTCTCCTAGACGTGATGATGCCAGACATGGACGGCCCCACGACCTTTCACCAACTACAGGCGAATGCTGCCACCCAGGACATCCCTGTAGTTTTTTTGACAGCGAAGGTACAAGCTGCTGAACAGCGCCGATTTGCCGAGTTAGGGGTAAAAGCGGTGTTAACCAAGCCCTTCGATCCTTTGACCCTGGCGAGTCAGGTAGCCAATGCTCTGGGTTGGAGTTCTGTTTAA
- a CDS encoding TIGR02652 family protein has product MINSSLQYPIFGPEIQCPHCRQMIPALTLTDTYLCPRHGAFEADPKTGELIHLQSGRHWRQWNDEWYRQHTHPDGIRFEIHEALDRLYTQGYRATRVIIASRYKELVSAYLERSTPWRSPSEPAKPRLYGLPVEFSPDPEQEPCWEVINFDLEKEPGIPVRYPYFRIFE; this is encoded by the coding sequence ATGATCAATTCAAGTTTGCAGTACCCCATCTTTGGTCCAGAGATTCAGTGTCCTCACTGCCGTCAGATGATTCCGGCATTGACCCTGACCGATACTTATCTGTGTCCACGTCATGGTGCCTTTGAGGCAGACCCAAAAACTGGGGAATTGATTCATTTACAATCCGGACGTCACTGGCGTCAGTGGAACGATGAGTGGTATCGACAACACACGCATCCGGACGGAATTCGTTTTGAAATTCACGAAGCGCTAGACCGGCTCTACACTCAAGGCTACCGAGCGACACGGGTGATTATTGCCAGTCGTTATAAGGAGTTAGTGAGTGCTTACCTGGAGCGTAGCACACCTTGGCGATCGCCTTCAGAACCCGCTAAACCCAGACTTTACGGATTGCCAGTAGAATTCAGCCCCGATCCGGAACAAGAGCCTTGCTGGGAAGTGATCAATTTTGATTTGGAAAAAGAACCAGGGATACCCGTGCGTTATCCTTACTTCCGAATTTTTGAGTAG
- a CDS encoding PAS domain S-box protein: MTDSKDELEVRVQQRTAELIQANEQLQQEIAVRKAAEMGLYESQVSLKLINTISTGITTGMPPLQVIERVVTQLSQHFKHLRVAYSIIDKQGILRVIQAIAPPEMPPLQGFVVDLKAAPDYLCALRRNQPQIVVDILSDIKLAPVASAWIANGTKALLKVPLRHDTDGLVGLLCFNSPEPRQWSPYEVATLIEMADYLSVTLKEAQAQQERTKAQVALRESEERYRLLVELSPETILVQSEGNIAYINPAGVKLLGAAGSEELIGTALLDRIHPVNRAFVQQRIQQVQEQGQQASLAEIRMVRVDGQMIDVESILVGIVYEGKPAVQILIRDITARKQAEADLQAQAQLLDLAHDTIMVRDLSDRIIFWNQGAVKMYGYTRAQALGQKVRTLLQSEFPQPLEDIEAELLRYGRWEGELVHTRADGSRLIVASRWALQRDEYGIPVKILEINNDITERKNAEQELQQSETMLRSFCEVTAAGQLYLNQCFQKMLAIGCQHFGLDFGFLAHLESNRYEIIAAQTPDNSVAVGAVFDARQSYCLEALRMSEPLCIQNASTCEWRDHPAYVEFQMETYIGMRVIVNNSVYGILCFCSHVPSRKPFNAVDKELLKLMAQWIGNEIERYSATEALEQLRHQNELILNSAGEGICGVDSRGNITFVNPAAAKMLGYKVEELINQPIPARLCHREDGTPCTLEETFLQAVLQDGQVQHFKEQVFWRKDGSCFPVECIATPMTERESGTRAHTRMGGWSRSSYEDGRVGELLNSNLGRGTNLHSLTPSPIVGAVITFRDITERLAIERMKDEFISVVSHELRTPLTAIRGSLGLIAGGLLTTQPQKAQRMLEIAAGNTDRLTRLINDILDIERIESGKIQMEKEVCSLHDLMVQTVEDMQAMAQKVGVTLAVSPIEAQIQVDRDRIIQVFTNLISNAIKFSPANTTVEIVAELQEAEEILSEERFNSTLFCSPVPLAAQSKQILFKVSDRGRGIPEDKLETIFGRFQQVNASDSRDKGGTGLGLAICRSIVQQHEGSIWVESKLDEGSTFCFTLPVLAKSSEVEEKIYSPSLSPPLVLLCDDDRSMHGVIKLVLESRGYQVVAVASGEEAIAQAALLQPSVILLDLLMPSMNGWETMAILKEQPDTKHIPIIIFSGWLSEEDKSSHPEVANWLSKPLTMETLFETIKQSLKQQARVTRVLVVEDDLDLGRVLTTMFERHGIEAYHATSGREAIQMSQHVLPDLLLLDLVLPEVDGYAVVEWLRLYDCLHEVPVVVYSAQELTKAERDRLALGPTEFFTKGRITPEHFEQRVIALLNRIVTKPERDT; encoded by the coding sequence ATGACGGATAGTAAGGACGAGTTGGAAGTAAGAGTACAACAACGTACTGCTGAATTAATCCAGGCTAACGAGCAATTGCAGCAGGAAATCGCTGTGCGAAAAGCCGCAGAGATGGGATTGTACGAAAGCCAAGTGTCTCTAAAGCTAATTAACACCATATCAACCGGAATCACCACCGGAATGCCGCCTTTGCAAGTGATTGAACGGGTGGTTACACAGCTAAGCCAACATTTTAAACATCTGCGAGTTGCCTATTCTATTATTGACAAACAAGGTATTTTGAGAGTCATTCAGGCGATCGCACCACCCGAAATGCCACCATTGCAGGGGTTTGTCGTCGATTTAAAGGCGGCACCCGACTATCTGTGTGCTTTACGCCGCAACCAGCCACAAATCGTTGTAGATATTTTGAGTGACATCAAGCTAGCCCCTGTGGCTAGTGCCTGGATTGCCAATGGCACCAAAGCCTTACTCAAGGTACCACTGCGTCACGATACAGATGGATTAGTCGGCTTGCTGTGCTTTAACTCACCAGAACCTCGCCAATGGAGTCCTTATGAAGTCGCTACCTTGATCGAAATGGCTGACTACTTATCCGTTACCCTGAAAGAGGCTCAGGCACAACAAGAACGAACGAAAGCACAAGTGGCACTGCGAGAGAGTGAAGAACGCTATCGCCTGTTAGTGGAACTTTCTCCTGAGACTATCCTTGTTCAAAGCGAAGGGAATATTGCTTACATCAATCCCGCAGGAGTTAAACTCTTGGGGGCGGCGGGGAGTGAAGAACTCATTGGCACAGCCCTGTTAGACAGAATTCATCCCGTTAACCGAGCATTTGTGCAGCAGCGAATTCAGCAAGTTCAGGAACAAGGGCAGCAGGCATCCCTAGCAGAAATTCGCATGGTACGCGTTGATGGGCAAATGATTGATGTAGAGTCAATCCTCGTCGGTATTGTCTACGAAGGCAAACCCGCCGTGCAAATTTTAATTCGAGATATCACCGCTCGTAAACAAGCAGAAGCCGACTTACAAGCTCAAGCTCAACTGCTGGATTTGGCTCACGACACCATTATGGTACGTGACTTGAGCGATCGCATTATTTTTTGGAACCAAGGGGCGGTGAAAATGTATGGTTATACGAGAGCGCAAGCCCTCGGTCAAAAGGTCCGCACCTTGCTACAATCTGAATTCCCCCAACCGCTAGAGGATATCGAAGCCGAACTGTTACGCTATGGGCGTTGGGAAGGGGAGCTCGTGCATACCAGAGCAGATGGCTCTCGCCTTATCGTAGCCAGCCGTTGGGCATTACAGCGAGATGAGTACGGCATCCCCGTCAAAATTCTAGAAATTAACAACGACATCACCGAACGCAAAAACGCAGAGCAAGAGTTGCAACAAAGCGAAACCATGCTACGGTCTTTTTGCGAAGTAACAGCAGCGGGGCAACTCTACCTGAACCAATGCTTCCAAAAGATGTTAGCGATTGGTTGCCAGCACTTTGGTCTAGACTTTGGCTTTTTAGCTCATTTGGAGAGCAATCGCTACGAGATTATCGCTGCCCAAACGCCAGACAACTCCGTTGCCGTTGGTGCTGTCTTTGATGCCAGACAGTCCTATTGTCTAGAAGCCTTACGAATGTCAGAACCGCTTTGCATTCAAAACGCCAGTACCTGCGAGTGGCGGGATCATCCAGCTTATGTCGAGTTCCAAATGGAAACCTACATTGGGATGCGAGTGATTGTGAACAATAGCGTCTACGGGATACTTTGTTTCTGTAGCCATGTTCCTTCACGTAAGCCGTTCAACGCCGTAGACAAAGAATTGTTGAAGCTAATGGCACAGTGGATTGGTAATGAGATCGAGCGTTACTCAGCCACTGAGGCACTAGAACAGCTACGCCATCAAAACGAGTTAATTTTAAATTCAGCCGGGGAAGGCATCTGTGGGGTAGACTCGCGAGGAAACATCACCTTTGTCAATCCCGCCGCCGCAAAAATGCTGGGCTATAAGGTAGAAGAACTGATCAACCAGCCCATCCCTGCTCGGTTGTGCCATAGGGAAGACGGCACTCCCTGTACCTTGGAAGAGACGTTCCTCCAGGCGGTACTCCAAGATGGTCAAGTCCAACACTTCAAAGAGCAGGTATTTTGGCGCAAAGATGGCTCCTGTTTCCCGGTTGAGTGTATTGCTACTCCCATGACAGAGCGGGAGAGCGGGACTCGAGCTCATACGAGGATGGGAGGATGGAGCCGGAGCTCATACGAGGATGGGAGAGTGGGAGAATTGCTCAACTCAAATCTAGGACGGGGAACTAACCTTCACTCCCTCACTCCCTCTCCGATTGTGGGTGCAGTGATCACCTTCAGAGATATTACCGAACGCCTTGCCATTGAACGGATGAAAGATGAATTCATCTCGGTCGTCAGTCACGAATTGCGGACGCCTCTGACAGCCATTCGGGGGTCACTCGGTTTGATAGCGGGTGGACTGTTAACCACCCAACCGCAAAAGGCACAACGGATGCTGGAAATTGCAGCAGGAAATACTGACCGTCTAACTCGGCTGATTAACGACATCCTGGATATTGAGCGCATCGAGTCGGGCAAAATCCAAATGGAGAAAGAAGTCTGTAGCTTACACGACTTAATGGTGCAAACCGTGGAAGATATGCAAGCCATGGCTCAGAAGGTAGGGGTTACCCTTGCTGTTTCTCCGATAGAGGCTCAAATACAGGTTGATCGCGATCGCATTATCCAGGTATTCACCAATCTGATTAGTAACGCGATCAAATTTTCGCCTGCGAATACAACTGTTGAGATCGTTGCTGAACTGCAAGAGGCAGAAGAGATCTTGAGTGAGGAGCGATTTAACTCTACGTTGTTTTGTAGCCCAGTACCCCTAGCTGCCCAATCAAAACAGATACTCTTTAAAGTCAGCGATCGCGGACGGGGCATTCCAGAAGATAAGCTCGAAACCATCTTTGGGCGATTTCAACAGGTCAACGCTTCAGATTCTCGCGATAAAGGCGGCACGGGTTTGGGTTTGGCGATTTGCCGCAGCATTGTGCAGCAACATGAGGGTTCTATTTGGGTTGAGAGCAAGTTGGATGAGGGCAGCACGTTCTGTTTCACTTTGCCAGTTTTGGCTAAAAGTAGCGAAGTTGAGGAAAAAATATACTCCCCATCTCTATCGCCTCCTCTAGTTTTACTGTGTGATGACGATAGATCAATGCATGGGGTAATCAAACTCGTGTTGGAAAGTCGGGGATACCAAGTTGTCGCTGTAGCCTCAGGCGAAGAAGCGATTGCTCAAGCGGCGCTATTACAACCGTCAGTGATTCTGTTGGATTTGCTTATGCCTAGCATGAATGGCTGGGAGACAATGGCAATCCTTAAGGAACAGCCCGATACGAAACATATTCCCATCATTATTTTCAGTGGTTGGCTATCGGAGGAGGATAAATCCTCTCATCCAGAGGTGGCAAACTGGCTGTCCAAACCCTTGACGATGGAAACCCTATTTGAAACCATTAAGCAGTCGTTAAAGCAGCAAGCTAGGGTGACTCGCGTTTTGGTGGTGGAAGATGACCTAGATTTAGGGCGGGTACTGACGACGATGTTTGAGCGTCATGGGATTGAAGCTTATCACGCCACGTCTGGGCGAGAGGCGATTCAAATGAGTCAGCATGTGCTTCCCGATTTATTGTTACTCGATTTGGTGCTGCCTGAAGTCGATGGCTATGCAGTAGTGGAATGGCTGCGGCTGTATGACTGTTTGCACGAGGTACCGGTGGTGGTATATTCGGCACAGGAGCTGACTAAGGCAGAGCGCGATCGCTTGGCGTTAGGGCCTACGGAGTTTTTCACCAAAGGCCGAATTACCCCAGAACACTTTGAGCAGCGTGTGATTGCCCTGCTAAACCGAATCGTGACCAAACCTGAGCGCGATACATGA
- a CDS encoding photosystem II protein Y, translating into MDWRVAIVLSPILLAAGWALFNIGAVALRQVQGFLGKS; encoded by the coding sequence ATTGATTGGCGTGTAGCAATAGTTTTGTCTCCTATCCTCCTGGCAGCAGGCTGGGCACTCTTCAATATTGGTGCGGTTGCCCTGAGACAAGTTCAGGGGTTTCTCGGTAAATCCTGA